A single Curtobacterium sp. MCSS17_015 DNA region contains:
- a CDS encoding helix-turn-helix domain-containing protein has translation MSALEYSPYAADCPSRQLLDRIGDRWSVLTIGALADGPRRYSAIATRVQGVSQKMLTQTLRALERDGFVTRTVFPEIPPHVEYELTDVGRSLRAVLVPLEQWAIDHMDGVAEARTGYDSRS, from the coding sequence ATGAGTGCGCTCGAGTACAGCCCCTACGCGGCGGACTGCCCCTCGCGGCAGCTCCTCGACCGGATCGGGGACCGCTGGAGCGTCCTGACGATCGGTGCCCTCGCCGACGGACCGCGACGGTACTCCGCGATCGCGACGCGGGTGCAGGGTGTGTCGCAGAAGATGCTCACGCAGACGCTCCGGGCCCTCGAGCGTGACGGCTTCGTCACCCGGACGGTCTTCCCCGAGATCCCGCCGCACGTCGAGTACGAGCTCACCGACGTCGGCAGGTCCCTGCGCGCGGTGCTCGTGCCGCTCGAACAGTGGGCGATCGACCACATGGACGGGGTCGCCGAGGCACGCACGGGGTACGACTCCCGCTCCTGA
- a CDS encoding NAD(P)H-binding protein, with amino-acid sequence MSTIVVFGGTGYAGSAIVREALSRGHEVIAVARDTSKLDAAEHLTLAQGDAFDAGFVSDVTKDADVVIVALHAVQSDGTELKDRFQHFVDAAAAAGARLGIVGGAGSLLVAEGGPALYDTAEFPDAFKGEAKSHGQVLESLRAGGTDVDWFYVSPAAAFGSYNPGERRGTYRTSDDVLLTDADGNSDISGADYAIAVVDEIEEPKHHQARFGVAY; translated from the coding sequence ATGTCCACCATCGTCGTCTTCGGGGGTACCGGCTACGCCGGCTCCGCCATTGTCCGTGAAGCCCTCTCCCGCGGCCACGAGGTCATCGCCGTCGCGCGTGACACCTCCAAGCTCGACGCGGCCGAGCACCTCACCCTCGCCCAGGGCGACGCGTTCGACGCCGGCTTCGTCTCGGACGTCACGAAGGACGCCGACGTCGTCATCGTCGCCCTGCACGCGGTCCAGTCGGACGGTACCGAGTTGAAGGACCGGTTCCAGCACTTCGTCGACGCCGCGGCCGCTGCCGGTGCGCGCCTCGGCATCGTCGGCGGTGCCGGCTCGCTCCTCGTCGCCGAGGGCGGCCCGGCCCTCTACGACACGGCCGAGTTCCCCGACGCGTTCAAGGGCGAGGCGAAGAGCCACGGTCAGGTCCTCGAGTCCCTCCGCGCCGGTGGCACCGACGTCGACTGGTTCTACGTCAGCCCCGCCGCCGCCTTCGGCAGCTACAACCCGGGCGAGCGTCGCGGCACGTACCGCACCTCGGACGACGTCCTCCTCACCGACGCCGACGGCAACTCGGACATCTCGGGCGCCGACTATGCGATCGCGGTCGTCGACGAGATCGAGGAGCCGAAGCACCACCAGGCGCGGTTCGGCGTCGCCTACTGA
- a CDS encoding MFS transporter produces MRPSPTTVHPPTEPLPISTTRPPWRRSFIALSVPNFRLFTATNLVAMTAGWMQRIAQDWLVLQLTSSVAQVGITVACQFAPMLLFGLLGGVFVDRYSKRALMMITQGAFAVLSLLLAVLTLAGVVEAWHIWVIAFLVGMVTVIDNPARQVFVTEIVGHQHLRNAISVNSSVFQLGGMIGPALSGILLVAVGAGWSFGINAVACVAVVVTLGFLRVSELHRTPPAARAKGQLVEGLRYAAAKPTIIVPVVLLAFFSVFALTMPVLLSAFASDVYGVGAGGYGLFNSAVAVGALTGAVLSTRRAVVRLRTIVGGVFWTGLLLVVAGSAPTIAPFTVLLVVVGLSQLLFMTASNSLVQLSSNVAIRGRVMSLYVLVLLGGQAVGGPVMGQVVDHFGAHVGMVVAGGVPAAAAAVIALVLARRGGLHLEVRMRHHLPLPAIVGDR; encoded by the coding sequence GTGCGTCCGTCCCCGACGACCGTCCACCCGCCCACCGAGCCGCTCCCGATCAGCACGACCCGCCCTCCGTGGCGACGCTCCTTCATCGCGCTGTCGGTGCCGAACTTCCGGCTCTTCACCGCCACCAACCTGGTGGCGATGACCGCCGGGTGGATGCAGCGGATCGCCCAGGACTGGCTCGTGCTGCAGCTCACCAGCTCGGTCGCGCAGGTCGGCATCACGGTCGCGTGCCAGTTCGCCCCGATGCTGCTGTTCGGGCTCCTCGGCGGGGTCTTCGTCGACCGGTACTCGAAGCGCGCGCTGATGATGATCACGCAGGGCGCCTTCGCGGTCCTCTCCCTGCTCCTCGCCGTCCTCACCCTGGCCGGGGTGGTGGAGGCGTGGCACATCTGGGTGATCGCGTTCCTGGTCGGCATGGTCACCGTGATCGACAACCCGGCGCGGCAGGTGTTCGTCACCGAGATCGTCGGGCACCAGCACCTCCGCAACGCGATCAGCGTCAACTCGTCGGTGTTCCAGCTCGGCGGGATGATCGGTCCGGCGCTGTCCGGGATCCTGCTCGTCGCCGTCGGGGCCGGGTGGTCGTTCGGCATCAACGCCGTCGCCTGTGTCGCGGTGGTCGTGACGCTCGGGTTCCTCCGCGTCTCCGAACTCCACCGCACACCGCCGGCCGCCCGGGCGAAGGGGCAGCTCGTCGAGGGGCTGCGGTACGCCGCGGCCAAGCCGACGATCATCGTGCCCGTCGTCCTGCTCGCGTTCTTCTCCGTCTTCGCGCTGACGATGCCGGTGCTGCTGTCCGCCTTCGCGTCCGACGTGTACGGAGTCGGTGCCGGCGGCTACGGCCTGTTCAACTCCGCCGTCGCGGTGGGCGCGCTGACCGGCGCGGTCCTCTCCACCCGTCGCGCGGTGGTGCGCCTGCGCACCATCGTCGGCGGGGTGTTCTGGACCGGGCTGTTGCTCGTGGTCGCCGGGTCGGCGCCGACCATCGCGCCGTTCACCGTCCTGCTCGTCGTGGTCGGCCTGTCGCAGCTGCTCTTCATGACGGCGTCGAACTCGCTCGTCCAGCTGTCGTCGAACGTCGCGATCCGCGGGCGGGTCATGTCGTTGTACGTCCTCGTACTGCTCGGCGGCCAGGCCGTCGGTGGTCCGGTGATGGGCCAGGTCGTCGACCACTTCGGCGCGCACGTCGGGATGGTGGTCGCCGGTGGCGTGCCGGCCGCGGCGGCCGCGGTGATCGCCCTCGTCCTGGCCCGGCGAGGCGGCCTGCACCTCGAAGTGCGGATGCGCCACCACCTGCCGCTGCCGGCCATCGTCGGCGACCGCTGA
- a CDS encoding NADPH:quinone reductase: MRSIVYSQPGTSAVLSLADRPVPEPGAGEVRVRVVVSGVNPTDWKARQGGTYGDGLPFPEITPNQDGAGVVDAVGDGVEGLSVGDRVWLFMAAASRPTGTAQEFTAVPAARVVPLPEGVSFDVGASLGVPAMTAHRALTVHEDGPTRLSPGSLSGKTVLVAGGAGAVGHAAIQLARWAGATVIATVSSDDKAALATAAGAHHTVNYREDGASDRIRSIAPDGVDIVVEVSIPANADLDAAVLANHGVVSMYADNGGDAASIPVRPNMGINARYQFLLLYTIGDAALAAAAEDITAALRDGVLAVGEDAGLALIRFPLEETAAAHDAVQGDAVGKVLIDVQSVE; encoded by the coding sequence ATGCGATCCATCGTCTACTCCCAGCCCGGAACGTCCGCCGTCCTCTCCCTCGCCGACCGTCCTGTCCCCGAGCCCGGCGCCGGTGAGGTCCGCGTCCGCGTCGTCGTCTCCGGGGTGAACCCCACTGACTGGAAGGCCCGGCAGGGCGGCACGTACGGCGACGGTCTGCCGTTCCCGGAGATCACGCCGAACCAGGACGGCGCCGGCGTGGTCGATGCAGTCGGCGACGGCGTCGAGGGTCTGTCCGTCGGCGACCGCGTCTGGCTGTTCATGGCCGCCGCGTCCCGCCCGACCGGCACCGCGCAGGAGTTCACCGCCGTGCCCGCCGCCCGCGTCGTCCCGCTGCCCGAGGGCGTCTCGTTCGACGTCGGTGCCAGCCTGGGCGTCCCGGCGATGACCGCACACCGTGCCCTCACCGTGCACGAGGACGGCCCCACCCGCCTGTCCCCCGGCTCCCTGTCCGGCAAGACCGTGCTCGTCGCCGGCGGCGCGGGGGCCGTCGGACACGCCGCGATCCAGCTCGCCCGCTGGGCCGGCGCGACCGTCATCGCGACGGTCAGCTCGGACGACAAGGCAGCCCTCGCCACCGCTGCCGGCGCGCACCACACCGTGAACTACCGCGAGGACGGCGCGTCCGACCGCATCCGGTCGATCGCCCCGGACGGCGTGGACATCGTCGTCGAGGTCTCGATCCCCGCGAACGCCGACCTCGACGCCGCGGTCCTGGCGAACCACGGTGTCGTCTCGATGTACGCGGACAACGGCGGCGACGCGGCCTCGATCCCGGTCCGGCCGAACATGGGCATCAACGCGCGCTACCAGTTCCTGCTGCTGTACACGATCGGCGACGCCGCCCTCGCAGCGGCGGCCGAGGACATCACGGCTGCGCTGCGGGACGGGGTGCTGGCAGTGGGCGAGGACGCCGGGCTCGCACTGATCCGCTTCCCGCTCGAGGAGACCGCGGCGGCCCACGACGCGGTGCAGGGCGACGCGGTCGGCAAGGTGCTCATCGACGTGCAGTCGGTGGAGTAG
- a CDS encoding GAF domain-containing protein produces MGQGNGRRGRAGDVALPIVAAALPTAVFQLPNLVGVPVGRAWLVVSGLVVFVAVVLWQVLRARHAARARASAEETGAAALAAYEVAVQYGFGQIATRLARFAGHDPVVRRTELSAFADRAAAALAFYLLPHVPDVRANVYLLAPALDALEPIGHGGAGDTAGTFRAGTPYGDRNLEWVLQGGPPRVVGDRESDVDAEDDDPEFEPRWRSYVAVVVRSEDYSFGMLTVDSPAPDAFVDLDVRNVAVIAEFVATACVLAFPPVLDPVSAAGTEPVR; encoded by the coding sequence GTGGGACAGGGGAACGGACGGCGAGGGCGCGCCGGCGACGTGGCGCTGCCGATCGTCGCGGCGGCGCTGCCGACGGCGGTCTTCCAACTGCCGAACCTGGTCGGCGTGCCGGTCGGCCGCGCCTGGCTCGTCGTCTCGGGCCTCGTGGTGTTCGTCGCCGTCGTCCTCTGGCAGGTCCTCCGGGCCCGACACGCTGCACGGGCCCGTGCCTCCGCCGAGGAGACCGGTGCGGCTGCGCTCGCCGCGTACGAGGTCGCCGTGCAGTACGGCTTCGGGCAGATCGCCACGCGGTTGGCGCGGTTCGCCGGGCACGACCCGGTCGTCCGACGGACCGAGCTGAGCGCGTTCGCGGACCGGGCGGCCGCGGCCCTGGCCTTCTACCTGCTGCCGCACGTCCCCGACGTCCGGGCGAACGTGTACCTGCTCGCACCGGCGCTGGACGCCCTCGAACCGATCGGGCACGGTGGCGCCGGCGACACCGCCGGGACCTTCCGTGCGGGCACCCCGTACGGCGACCGGAACCTGGAATGGGTGCTGCAGGGCGGTCCGCCGCGGGTCGTCGGTGACCGTGAGTCCGACGTCGACGCCGAGGACGACGATCCCGAGTTCGAGCCGCGCTGGCGCTCCTACGTCGCGGTCGTGGTGCGGTCGGAGGACTACTCGTTCGGCATGCTCACCGTCGACAGTCCGGCGCCGGACGCGTTCGTCGACCTCGACGTGCGGAACGTCGCCGTCATCGCGGAGTTCGTCGCGACCGCCTGTGTGCTCGCCTTCCCACCGGTGCTGGACCCGGTGTCGGCGGCTGGCACGGAACCCGTCCGGTGA
- a CDS encoding patatin-like phospholipase family protein gives MTDVATPPPTPGTRAVVLGGGGVAGIAWELGVLSALEDAGADLGAADLVVGTSAGSVVGAFLRAGGVRGAYEQQLSPLPTTYEEPAPVDVTAVEQRFAAALQGATSEQDARARIGAAAQEVTGGQSDDERVATFRETLPTAEWPDRPYAVTAVDAVDGSFRVLRAEDGVPLERAVAASCSVPMVWSPVRIDGHPYVDGGARSATNADVAAGYERVLVIACSPEGPSPLGPWLDRAVATLRDGGSQVEVLVADEASQRAFGTNSLALSTQRPAAEAGRAQAERVADRIVAFWR, from the coding sequence ATGACCGACGTCGCAACGCCCCCTCCCACGCCCGGAACCAGAGCAGTCGTCCTCGGAGGGGGTGGTGTCGCCGGCATCGCCTGGGAGCTCGGCGTCCTCTCCGCCCTCGAGGACGCGGGGGCCGACCTCGGGGCCGCGGACCTCGTGGTCGGCACGAGCGCCGGCAGCGTCGTCGGGGCCTTCCTCCGCGCCGGAGGGGTCCGCGGGGCCTACGAGCAGCAACTGAGCCCGCTCCCGACCACCTACGAGGAGCCCGCACCCGTCGACGTCACCGCGGTCGAGCAGCGGTTCGCCGCCGCACTGCAGGGTGCCACCTCGGAGCAGGACGCCCGGGCACGCATCGGCGCCGCCGCGCAGGAGGTCACCGGCGGACAGAGCGACGACGAGCGCGTGGCCACCTTCCGCGAGACGCTGCCCACGGCCGAGTGGCCGGACCGCCCGTACGCGGTGACCGCGGTCGACGCCGTCGACGGCTCCTTCCGCGTCCTCCGCGCCGAGGACGGCGTCCCGCTCGAGCGGGCCGTCGCCGCGAGCTGCTCGGTACCGATGGTGTGGTCACCGGTGCGCATCGACGGGCACCCGTACGTCGACGGCGGAGCCAGGTCGGCGACCAACGCGGACGTGGCGGCCGGGTACGAGCGCGTGCTAGTGATCGCCTGCAGCCCCGAGGGACCGTCCCCGCTCGGGCCGTGGCTCGACCGGGCCGTGGCGACGCTGCGCGACGGCGGCTCGCAGGTGGAGGTCCTCGTCGCCGACGAGGCGTCGCAGCGGGCCTTCGGCACGAACTCGCTGGCGCTGTCCACGCAGCGACCCGCCGCGGAGGCCGGGCGTGCGCAGGCGGAGCGGGTCGCTGACCGGATCGTCGCGTTCTGGCGCTGA